Proteins co-encoded in one Yamadazyma tenuis chromosome 1, complete sequence genomic window:
- a CDS encoding uncharacterized protein (COG:I; EggNog:ENOG503NWV9) → MPQLHVLVISLWFWSVVTSFGGDYYTSGLSASAGMFASDSQLSDLELIDIAIKQLHSIYGATDLKECVSCKMRLQVGKFLALTRSDLVPSVYTRWCKEEGFDESLCQTKFGYPSVEYGALGLEFTKMVQLVNPEGLDGDLYCYYHDQDCHVMPELPSIRMAKLWPPRPKLYEAPKPQGETFNVLHLSDISLQLDYTLLAESNCSQALCCAPRSSNKVHPPPDYDYSSIYDPQFGLSFYDSSYASGHFQKGPYVDQFKTFTPTWLPSHEFGAYGCDTSELMLNNTLQIIRDFHENHLNFEFGIFTGGMVDHADSIHVSRKDVLDSQFRGYRDMLHYLENFPIYSAMGTRDSFPPNQLPTKSLTTQFNYQWQFDFISDLWHESKWIDLDAAKQVRYNQVGYSIITKRGLKIISLNSNVWNTENLYSFIDTLNFDPFGIWQFLIDELIESEINEQRVWIIAHLPPSKHSLPVPTKIFTKIIERFSPKVIAAIFFGYNGKDQFNLIYGGDGQVKDLSNLINYALIGPSVSPLNGNNPAWRYYSVDTETFDVVNSFTYITKLNNTFVNEGAEPVWEYQYSAREAYDPESLWPMERPLDMEFWHHAGEKIRDIPHINKMFNSFEYRQSPYDPYYYLNFQVTEPTTDELILQNDNYCKVTSFSVLNRKECMLTDDQDAYKEPRYLRTFIPLIRPNQSPEYLLLSGPPSTKETESIVYQQRQNPNFDQEEAKQSDVKAKHNRRKSLRDKLHKAHQRVKSEMRKRSFGMELDDV, encoded by the coding sequence ATGCCACAATTACACGTATTGGTTATATCCCTTTGGTTTTGGCTGGTGGTGACCTCGTTTGGGGGAGACTACTACACCCTGGGGCTCCTGGCCAGTGCAGGCATGTTTGCGTCCGACTCCCAGTTGAGCGATCTTGAATTAATCGATATCGCTATCAAACAGCTTCACAGTATCTATGGTGCTACCGATTTAAAAGAGTGTGTTTCGTGTAAGATGAGACTACAGGTGGGAAAGTTCTTGGCCTTGACACGCCTGGATTTGGTCCCCCTGGTATACACCCGATGGTGTAAAGAAGAAGGGTTTGACGAGTCTTTGTGTCAAACCAAGTTTGGATACCCTTCTGTGGAATATGGAGCCTTAGGGCTTGAGTTTACAAAAATGGTTCAGTTGGTCAACCCTGAGGGGTTGGATGGCGATTTGTACTGTTACTACCACGACCAGGATTGCCACGTGATGCCCGAGTTGCCCAGTATCCGTATGGCCAAGCTTTGGCCTCCACGACCCAAATTGTATGAGGCTCCCAAGCCCCAAGGAGAAACTTTTAACGTGTTGCACTTGAGCGACATCTCCTTACAATTAGATTATACTTTACTTGCCGAATCCAACTGCTCTCAGGCTTTATGCTGTGCTCCACGAAGTTCCAATAAAGTGCATCCCCCACCGGATTACGACTATTCTTCCATCTACGATCCTCAATTCGGGTTATCTTTTTACGACAGCTCCTATGCAAGTGgccattttcaaaaaggGCCCTACGTGGACCAATTCAAGACTTTCACACCTACTTGGCTCCCAAGTCATGAATTTGGGGCTTATGGCTGTGATACTTCTGAGTTGATGCTCAATAATACCCTTCAAATCATCCGTGATTTCCATGAAAATCACTTGAACTTCGAGTTTGGCATCTTTACTGGGGGCATGGTAGACCATGCTGACTCCATTCATGTTAGCAGAAAAGATGTCTTGGATTCGCAGTTTAGGGGATACAGGGATATGTTGCATtatttggaaaactttCCCATATACTCGGCTATGGGTACAAGAGACAGTTTTCCTCCTAATCAACTTCCCACCAAGTCCTTGACCACCCAGTTTAACTATCAATGGCAATTTGACTTCATTTCGGATTTGTGGCACGAGTCCAAATGGATTGACCTTGATGCCGCTAAGCAGGTGAGGTacaatcaagttggttaCTCCATCATTACCAAGCGTGGATTGAAAATTATTTCCTTGAACTCAAACGTATGGAACACAGAAAACTTATACCTGTTCATTGACACATTGAACTTTGATCCTTTTGGAATTTGGCAATTCTTGATAGACGAGTTGATTGAATCGGAGATCAATGAACAAAGAGTCTGGATCATCGCCCATCTCCCACCTTCAAAACACTCTCTACCAGTGCcaaccaaaatcttcaccaagatcatTGAGCGGTTCTCCCCCAAAGTAATCGCTGCAATTTTCTTTGGATACAATGGGAAAGATCAATTCAACCTTATCTATGGTGGGGATGGTCAAGTCAAAGACTTGAGCAACTTGATTAACTATGCTTTAATTGGACCATCGGTAAGCCCTTTGAATGGAAATAACCCAGCCTGGAGGTACTATTCAGTTGACACCGAAACCTTTGATGTTGTCAATTCTTTCACctacatcaccaagttgaataacACCTTCGTCAATGAAGGAGCAGAGCCTGTATGGGAATATCAATATCTGGCCAGAGAAGCCTATGATCCTGAACTGCTTTGGCCTATGGAGAGGCCCTTGGACATGGAATTCTGGCACCATGCTGGGGAGAAGATAAGGGATATCCCCCATATTAATAAGATGTTCAACTCATTCGAATACCGGCAATCTCCTTATGATCCATATTACTATTTGAACTTTCAAGTAACCGAACCAACAACAGATGAGCTCATTTTACAGAATGATAACTACTGCAAGGTGACTAGTTTTAGTGTGCTCAACAGGAAAGAGTGTATGCTAACTGATGACCAGGATGCGTACAAGGAGCCTAGGTATCTTCGAACATTCATTCCGTTGATTAGGCCCAATCAATCCCCTGAATATCTTTTGTTACTGGGTCCCCCTTCAACTAAGGAGACTGAATCTATTGTTTACCAACAGAGGCAAAATCCAAACTTTGACCAGGAAGAGGCCAAACAGAGTGACGTAAAAGCTAAACATAATAGAAGGAAGTCACTTCGTGATAAGCTTCACAAGGCTCACCAACGGGTTAAATCAGAAATGAGAAAAAGAAGCTTTGGTATGGAACTTGATGACGTTTGA
- a CDS encoding uncharacterized protein (EggNog:ENOG503PVH6), with product MADVNAPTGEDHDQTSPSSISSHPPLPTVEDSPDTDKNNPRAKLSNSDIKLILYLIVTIKPFKYTGDRTLSQTKKWDIIQRKFSRRRMSQSPPPFIPTVRTLQRQLSSAIKKARERRKTTPINLNADPVFKSVSHASSLADLEMATLELFELSETLKNGRIANSVLLEYSSVSKVDESDDDQLGSPPSGAPAPAPLVLPPINASSPRYQPAPLVTTLPVPLSLVQESDDILANLNSTRESIKNLLAETGTSTSVKTILELVTSLVKQNTLLQQVSTSKMESLIETNNRLIELNRKFQLEQSALNRTLMNEVLASLKSNPSVAQETIDLFNSLK from the coding sequence ATGGCCGATGTGAATGCCCCCACTGGTGAGGATCATGACCAGACCTCGCCCTCTTCAATATCCTCACATCCTCCCCTACCGACGGTTGAAGATTCCCCCGATACCGATAAAAATAATCCTCGGGCCAAACTAAGTAATCTGGACATAAAGCTCATCTTGTACCTTATCGTCACCATTAAACCTTTCAAATATACCGGTGACCGAACGTTGAGCCAAACCAAAAAATGGGATATCATCCAGCGCAAGTTCTCCCGCCGGAGAATGCTGCAAAGCCCTCCCCCATTCATTCCCACCGTGCGCACCCTCCAGCGCCAGTTGTCGTCGGCCATTAAAAAGGCCCGCGAGCGTCGGAAAACTACTCCCATAAACTTGAATGCTGACCCGGTGTTCAAACTGGTCTCCCATGCCAGCTCGCTTGCAGACTTGGAGATGGCGACACTCGAGTTATTCGAGCTTAGTGAGACCTTAAAAAATGGCCGGATCGCAAACAGTGTGTTATTGGAATACTCGTCCGTGTCCAAAGTGGATGAGTCCGACGACGACCAGTTGGGGCTGCCGCCGCTGGGGGCGCCCGCGCCTGCACCACTCGTACTTCCACCCATCAACGCCTCATCCCCCCGGTACCAACCCGCGCCCCTTGTCACCACCCTCCCGGTACCGTTGTCGTTGGTACAAGAGAGCGACGACATTCTTGCAAACTTAAACTCCACCCGTGAAtctatcaagaacttgttggcgGAAACAGGTACTTCGACCCTGGTGAAAACCATTCTCGAGTTGGTGACCAGCTTGGTCAAACAAAATACCCTTCTTCAGCAAGTGTCGACCTCGAAGATGGAGCTGCTCATTGAGACCAATAATCGGTTGATTGAGCTCAACCGTAAGTTCCAGTTGGAACAATCAGCCCTCAACCGTACGCTTATGAACGAGGTGCTTGCCAGCTTGAAGTCGAATCCTTCGGTTGCACAAGAAACCATTGACTTATTTAATAGCCTTAAATAA
- a CDS encoding uncharacterized protein (EggNog:ENOG503PXMF), with protein sequence MTNSTMYVSIEPFLTQLIDTNEYRVKPPANGKKLWRVKKIGTSSSQHESNTVQCLQNSLKITAAGNQYNVKKPQLKRPKNKPGMPKDFVFVDLSPVKDSESEESDNASSLPSSPTLSDNSDSNESLLTNDTSISDLSMELLDESFKIDNLDHSQMFMPDAETSFDYGLGLMDFDERLLFSQGAYQTPIHKHSHSISLPVQAAIQTPRQVSQSKFETPVNQILKTPEILHHRSKSVDNIKKKPLQFKTYSPKSKGSKSEKVKKPQLKHRHTISEPITKHGLDDFMSLNNQIRVSLGNDELSRTSTIESDEEFLQQPLKSEFLYGIDQFLSQKQEEFDFSAFVSI encoded by the coding sequence ATGACCAATTCTACAATGTATGTCTCAATTGAACCATTCCTTACACAGCTAATTGATACTAACGAATACAGAGTTAAACCTCCTGCCAATGGTAAGAAATTATGGAGAGTAAAGAAAATCGGTACGAGCTCTTCGCAACACGAATCTAACACTGTACAATGCTTACAAAATAGTTTGAAGATTACTGCTGCCGGTAACCAATACAATGTCAAGAAGCCTCAATTGAAGAGGCCAAAGAATAAACCAGGTATGCCAAAGGACTTCGTATTTGTTGACTTAAGTCCTGTTAAAGACAGTGAATCTGAAGAATCTGACAATGCTTCAAGTTTACCATCAAGTCCTACGCTAAGTGACAATTCCGACTCTAATGAGTCTTTATTGACCAATGATACCTCAATCTCTGACTTGTCTATGGAATTGTTAGATGAGAGTTTCAAAATTGACAATCTTGATCACTCGCAAATGTTCATGCCAGATGCTGAAACTTCGTTTGATTATGGCTTGGGATTAATGGATTTCGATGAAAGATTATTGTTCAGTCAAGGTGCTTACCAAACACCTATTCACAAGCATTCACACTCCATTTCTTTGCCAGTACAAGCTGCCATTCAAACTCCTAGACAAGTATCACAATCAAAGTTCGAGACTCCAGTCAATCAAATATTAAAAACACCTGAAATCTTACATCACAGATCCAAATCTGTGGATaacatcaagaaaaagCCTTTGCAATTTAAAACCTATTCTCCAAAGTCAAAGGGTTCAAAGTCTGAAAAAGTCAAGAAACCTCAATTGAAACACAGACACACGATCTCAGAGCCTATTACTAAACACGGCTTGGATGACTTTATGAGCTTAAACAATCAGATCAGAGTGAGCTTGGGTAACGATGAATTATCCAGAACCTCCACTATCGAGTCTGATGAGGAGTTTTTACAACAACCATTGAAGTCAGAATTCCTTTATGGTATTGACCAGTTCTTATCTCAAAAACAAGAGGAGTTTGACTTCAGTGCCTTCGTTTCTATATAA
- the NAM7 gene encoding ATP-dependent RNA helicase (COG:L; EggNog:ENOG503NUY7), producing MSDLLFGQPPPPSDVSSVSGLDQYGDTSTFDTSNYEFEPLSRTATHNDFDVAMSHELPEHACAYCGLDSVDSVVKCNICNRWFCNSKAGGSSSHIVTHITLSKHKTVSLHEDSVLGDTTLECYHCNKLNVFNLGYVTAKKDQVLVILCRLPCAQVKDPNWDSDNWKPLIEEREFLPWIAAIPSEAESVNTNNVTYEQILKLEKEWRLNRDTTFHDLPEGEVETEKEEILPILMRYPDGIQYQRSFAPLVNLVSEYEKSSREANTSEHITVSWELTLSNRHLASFVPPGVDSSDVNVKVGDEAVLRYHGLQYAGWEGYGYIVGVPGARQEKYTLELVPSKGETPTDMTSGFTIEFVWRGVAFDRMQAALAKFATDEKSVSSYIYHKILGHEVKPIEFNVVLPNKLSVPTLGELNSSQLNAVRTALKRPLSLIQGPPGTGKTVTSATIIYHLKHLNKGQKVLVCAPSNVAVDHLTEKLASVGLKVLRLRARAREDIATAVEGYCLDYLLREKSKGELKKLIKLREEAGELDHKDRVRYEKLMTQESLRLLDKADIICCTCVGASDTRLRNFIFRSVLVDESTQACEPEVLIPIVKGARQVILVGDHQQLGPVIPEKDAADAGLRQSLFERFIMLGHVPLRLEVQYRMNPALSEFPSNMFYEGSLQDGVTVEDRLIKNSTFPWPVQDIPSMFWANYGKEEISGSGSSFLNRVEAMRVEKVVNRLFEDGVKGDQIGIITPYEGQQSFVTRYLATNATQTQYKDEYLSIEVASVDAFQGREKDFIILSCVRANEAQVIGFLRDPRRLNVALTRAKYGMIVLGNPRTLSRNPLWNHLLVHYRERGCLVEGLLENLQMCTVKLDFKAGANTHTSYKQDSPTPSNFSANEFNSEATSMISSNFYSRLSQLDQDYLKQKQHQSHDMNDDDIKSITSSFAAGFNL from the coding sequence ATGAGTGATCTATTATTTGGAcaacctccaccaccaagcGACGTGAGCTCTGTGCTGGGACTCGACCAGTATGGTGATACATCTACCTTTGATACCAGTAACTATGAGTTTGAGCCATTGCTGCGGACCGCCACCCATAATGACTTTGATGTTGCGATGTCGCATGAGCTACCTGAACATGCATGTGCCTACTGTGGACTTGATTCAGTCGACTCGGTCGTTAAATGTAACATCTGCAATCGGTGGTTTTGCAATTCCAAAGCAGGGGGTTCCAGCAGCCACATTGTCACCCATATAACCCTTTCCAAACACAAAACCGTTTCGTTACATGAGGACTCAGTCTTGGGAGACACCACCTTGGAATGTTATCACTGCAACAAACTCAACGTGTTCAACCTCGGGTATGTAACCGCCAAGAAGGATCAAGTATTGGTGATTCTTTGTCGGTTGCCGTGTGCCCAGGTGAAAGATCCCAACTGGGACTCAGACAACTGGAAGCCGCTCATTGAAGAACGGGAGTTTTTGCCATGGATAGCCGCCATTCCGTCCGAGGCCGAACTggtcaacaccaacaatgTCACATACGAGCAGATTTTAAAGCTCGAAAAAGAATGGAGACTTAATAGAGATACCACCTTTCATGACTTGCCTGAAGGTGAGGTTGAGACcgagaaagaagagatcTTGCCGATTTTGATGAGGTATCCCGATGGAATCCAGTACCAGCGGTCGTTTGCCcccttggtcaacttggtgtCAGAGTACGAAAAGTCCAGCAGGGAGGCCAACACTCTGGAGCACATCACCGTGTCGTGGGAGTTGACTCTCAGCAACCGCCATTTGGCATCGTTTGTACCACCCGGGGTAGACAGCTCCGACGTAAATGTCAAGGTGGGGGACGAGGCCGTCTTGCGGTACCACGGCTTGCAGTACGCGGGCTGGGAAGGCTATGGGTATATTGTGGGGGTGCCGGGAGCTCGTCAGGAAAAGTACactttggaattggtgCCCAGCAAGGGCGAAACTCCGACCGATATGACCAGTGGATTCACCATCGAGTTTGTGTGGCGGGGAGTGGCTTTCGACCGAATGCAGGCAGCATTGGCGAAGTTTGCAACCGATGAGAAGTCGGTCAGTTCGTATATTTATCATAAGATCTTGGGACATGAGGTGAAGCCCATCGAGTTCAACGTGGTGCTCCCCAATAAGTTGAGCGTTCCAACGCTCGGAGAGTTGAACAGCTCGCAGCTCAATGCCGTGCGCACGGCGTTGAAGAGACCGTTGTCGTTGATCCAAGGTCCTCCCGGCACCGGGAAAACCGTCACTTCGGCCACCATCATATACCACTTGAAGCATTTAAACAAGGGACAAAAGGTTTTGGTGTGTGCTCCTTCCAACGTGGCAGTCGACCATTTGACAGAGAAGTTGGCTCTGGTGGGGTTGAAGGTTCTTCGGCTTCGTGCCAGGGCAAGAGAAGATATCGCCACTGCGGTGGAAGGGTATTGCTTGGACTATTTGCTCAGAGAAAAGTCCAAAGGAGAGCTCAAGAAACTCATCAAGCTTAGAGAAGAAGCAGGAGAACTTGACCACAAGGACAGGGTTCGGTacgagaagttgatgacaCAGGAGAGTCTTCGTTTGTTGGATAAGGCCGATATTATTTGTTGTACGTGTGTTGGGGCCAGCGATACCAGGCTTCGGAATTTCATTTTCCGGTCAGTTTTGGTAGATGAGAGTACACAGGCATGCGAACCCGAGGTTTTAATTCCGATCGTAAAGGGGGCAAGGCAGGTGATCTTGGTGGGCGATCATCAGCAATTGGGACCGGTGATCCCAGAAAAAGATGCAGCAGATGCCGGATTAAGACAATCCTTATTTGAGAGGTTCATCATGTTGGGACATGTTCCACTCCGGTTGGAAGTGCAATATAGAATGAACCCAGCTCTTAGCGAGTTCCCATCCAACATGTTTTACGAAGGATCATTACAAGACGGAGTAACGGTGGAAGACAGACTCATCAAAAACTCGACGTTCCCATGGCCGGTGCAGGATATTCCATCAATGTTTTGGGCTAATTACGGGAAGGAAGAGATTAGCGGTAGTGGCTCGTCCTTCTTAAACCGGGTCGAGGCCATGAGAGTGGAAAAAGTCGTCAACCGgttgtttgaagatgggGTTAAGGGTGACCAGATTGGAATCATCACTCCGTATGAGGGCCAACAAAGTTTTGTGACGCGGTATTTGGCCACTAATGCCACGCAGACCCAGTACAAGGATGAATACTTGTCGATAGAAGTGGCCAGTGTCGATGCGTTCCAGGGCCGGGAAAAAGACTTTATTATTCTCAGCTGCGTCAGGGCCAATGAGGCTCAGGTGATTGGCTTTTTGAGAGATCCTCGCAGATTGAATGTGGCCTTGACGAGAGCCAAGTACGGAATGATAGTTCTCGGTAACCCTCGTACCTTGAGCCGTAACCCCCTTTGGAATCACCTTTTGGTGCATTATCGAGAACGTGGATGCCTCGTTGAGGGTCTTCTCGAAAATCTCCAAATGTGCACCGTGAAACTCGACTTCAAAGCCGGAGCAAACACCCACACCAGCTATAAGCAGGATTCACCTACCCCCAGCAATTTCAGTGCCAATGAATTTAATCTGGAAGCTACCAGTATGATCAGCCTGAACTTTTACTCACGACTTAGCCAACTTGACCAGGACTACCTCAAGcaaaaacaacaccaactgCACGATATGAACGATGACGACATCAAAAGTATCACCAGTTCGTTTGCAGCAGGGTTCAATTTGTAG
- the UBC13 gene encoding Ubiquitin-conjugating enzyme 13 (EggNog:ENOG503P1WC; COG:O) gives MAALPRRIIKETERLISDPVPGITAYPDESNLRAFTVAMDGPDSSPYEHGVFDLELYLPDDYPMCPPKVRFLTRIYHPNIDKLGRICLDVLKDNWSPALQIRTILLSIQALLASPNPDDPLANDVAEDWKKDEAKAIGVAKEWTSKYAKSHTASGSAE, from the coding sequence ATGGCTGCTTTACCCAGAAGAATCATAAAGGAAACCGAGCGGTTGATCTCAGACCCGGTTCCTGGCATCACCGCCTATCCTGATGAAAGCAACTTGCGTGCGTTCACCGTCGCCATGGATGGACCCGACTCGTCTCCCTATGAACATGGAgtgtttgacttggagTTATATTTACCAGATGACTACCCAATGTGTCCTCCCAAAGTGCGGTTTTTAACGAGGATATATCACCCCAACATCGACAAGTTGGGCCGCATTTGCTTGGACGTGTTGAAAGATAATTGGTCTCCAGCCCTCCAGATTCGGACCATATTACTTTCAATCCAGGCGTTGCTAGCGTCCCCCAATCCGGACGATCCATTGGCCAATGACGTGGCGGAGGACTGGAAAAAGGATGAGGCTAAGGCGATTGGCGTGGCGAAGGAATGGACGAGTAAATATGCCAAATCTCACACAGCGTCCGGTTCGGCTGAATGA
- a CDS encoding uncharacterized protein (EggNog:ENOG503NYK5; COG:S) → MVSIAIVGTSGALGAPVLKALQEPLFADKIDFPIKAITTKDKSSESSDKVQYIQGDVTKDTSSLAEQLKNTDVFINLAHPDPAVLGGVEKLITTIKPKLYFPSDFGVDFNKPDAKTLHPIVRGKREHAQRLRDAGIKVVQVATNYFKIPPVFLTVFFGHVGLDVAGNTYTKVVDGNDKIQFSTASDIGRTVAAIATTDPSKVQDAYRVFSDEKPIAEVVAEKEKESGTEFKVNEIKVKDLHDQWLTQLEGKDPDFIAFLFQSWAAGVAGGAIFETRDREVVNPGQSLWKWEKWDT, encoded by the coding sequence ATGGTTTCTATTGCTATCGTCGGAACTTCCGGTGCTTTGGGTGCCCCAGTGCTCAAGGCTTTACAAGAGCCTCTTTTTGCAGACAAAATCGATTTCCCCATTAAAGccattaccaccaaagaCAAGTCTTCGGAGTCGTCGGACAAGGTCCAGTATATCCAGGGAGATGTCACAAAGGATACCTCTCTGTTGGCTGAACAGTTGAAGAATACCGATgtgttcatcaatttggccCACCCAGATCCAGCAGTGTTGGGgggtgttgaaaaactcatcaccaccatcaaaCCAAAGCTTTACTTCCCATCCGACTTTGGggtggacttcaacaagccCGACGCGAAAACCCTCCATCCCATTGTTCGGGGCAAGAGGGAACATGCCCAGAGACTTAGAGATGCTGGCATTAAGGTGGTTCAAGTTGCCACTAATTATTTCAAAATCCCCCCAGTTTTCTTGACCGTGTTCTTCGGACATGTTGGTCTTGATGTGGCTGGAAATACCTATACCAAAGTGGTTGATGGTAACGATAAAATCCAATTTTCTACCGCTTCTGATATTGGAAGAACCGTGGCTGCTATTGCTACTACCGATCCATCCAAGGTCCAAGACGCCTACAGGGTGTTTTCAGACGAAAAGCCAATCGCCGAGGTTGTGGCTGAGAAGGAAAAGGAGCTGGGAACTGAATTTAAAGTCAACgaaatcaaagtcaaagacTTACACGACCAGTGGCTTACTCAACTCGAGGGCAAGGATCCAGACTTCATTGCCTTCTTGTTTCAATCCTGGGCTGCCGGTGTTGCTGGTGGCGCGATCTTTGAGACCCGTGACAGGGAAGTGGTGAACCCAGGCCAGTCTTTGTGGAAGTGGGAAAAGTGGGATACCTAG